One Channa argus isolate prfri chromosome 17, Channa argus male v1.0, whole genome shotgun sequence genomic window, ttcttttcccctttgACAGTAAGAGatatgtgtttgctgtgtttggatcaAGTGTGATTTCACATGAATACTTTAAGAACTCAGCTCTGGTCTTGGGTTCTGCTAGTGGCAGCAAAACATCCACTTCACTCAGTCTCAGTGAGATGCTTGTACATGTCTCTCTAAAAACATCCTGTAGttgatctctgagctctgacacagctgctgtcacatcctcaaagtatcTCAAAGGACGGATGTTGATGTTGGATGAGTCTGTAGATTCACTGAGTGCTGACAGTGAGGGGTAGCTGTGGACAAACTGGATGTGATCCTCTGTGCGTAAGAGCTGCTCTAGTGAAGtgtctttcctcttcagctcagtgatctcctgcttcagcttctcctgaagctctttgactcgactcatttcagtttcctgctgggatctgatctgctgcttcacatcagaccttcttttctccatgagattgatcagctcagtgaagatcttctcactgtcctccactgcTTTATCAGCAGAGAGACTGAtgtcctccacctcctgttgaagcagcttcatgtctttctctctgtcctggattctctgctggagtttttgtcGACTCCCCTCAAGCTTTATCTGCCTCtcagtcctctctgctgcagctgagactgtgtcgtggcctttatgttcatccattgagcagagataacagatacGCTGCTGATCAGTACGGCAGAAAATGTTCCTCATTCTGTCATGACGAGAGCAGATGTTCTCCGGGAGATACTTGGAGGGCTCCACCAGATTGTGTTTTTGGAAAGTCTGGGATTCAAAGTGAGGCTGGAGgtgtttctcacagtaagaGACCAGACAGGTTAAACAGGCCTTGGTGgctttcagttttctcccagtGCAGAAATCACAGGCCACATCTTTAGGTCCAGCATAGCGATGATCAGCTGGAGCAGTTTGGAGTCCGGTTTTCTTCTCCTCTATTAAATCTGCTAGCATGGTGTTTTTCACCAGAACAGGTCTAGgtgtgaaggtctgtctacactgaggacagctgtGGGCTTTCTTCTCATGCTCCTCGTCCCAATAGGTTTTAATGCTGTTCATGCAGTAGCTGTGTCCACATTAAATAGTCACCGTAACGGAAACTTTCTCTGTGCTCTCACAGAAAACGAATCACTGATTTTATCCACCTGCTGCAGTGAGGGATGTCTACCACGTCTGACATTTTACACCATTTTGTTTGCACTCAGGACTGTGAAAGGGAGGGAACAATGAGACATCCTGATTGGGTGGAGGTTAATGTCTCTGGGAGCAGGAGGTATTCCGGTCTTACTGCATTCCACAAAGaggagtgtttttttaat contains:
- the LOC137102094 gene encoding tripartite motif-containing protein 16-like, whose translation is MNSIKTYWDEEHEKKAHSCPQCRQTFTPRPVLVKNTMLADLIEEKKTGLQTAPADHRYAGPKDVACDFCTGRKLKATKACLTCLVSYCEKHLQPHFESQTFQKHNLVEPSKYLPENICSRHDRMRNIFCRTDQQRICYLCSMDEHKGHDTVSAAAERTERQIKLEGSRQKLQQRIQDREKDMKLLQQEVEDISLSADKAVEDSEKIFTELINLMEKRRSDVKQQIRSQQETEMSRVKELQEKLKQEITELKRKDTSLEQLLRTEDHIQFVHSYPSLSALSESTDSSNINIRPLRYFEDVTAAVSELRDQLQDVFRETCTSISLRLSEVDVLLPLAEPKTRAEFLKYSCEITLDPNTANTYLLLSKGKRKATLMSKPQSYSNQPERFTYWHQVLSRESMTGSCYWEVEWSGTGVYVAVAYKNISRTGSVNECGFGRNDQSWALISYLNTYTFLHNNIKSSVSGPWFSSVGVYLDHRAGILSFYSVSESLNLLHRVQTTFTQPLHAGVLLVYNGDTAQFCKQQNN